A genomic region of Papaver somniferum cultivar HN1 chromosome 7, ASM357369v1, whole genome shotgun sequence contains the following coding sequences:
- the LOC113298471 gene encoding 60S acidic ribosomal protein P1-like — protein sequence MSSGGEIACTYACLILHDDGIPVTAEKISTLVKKANVQCESYWPSLFAKLVEKRNIEDLITNIGSGGGGGAGAVAVSAPSGGGAAAPAAPAAEEKKEEAKEESDDDMGFSLFD from the exons ATGTCTTCAGGAGGAGAGATCGCCTGCACTTACGCCTGCTTGATCCTTCACGACGATGGAATTCCCGTCACT GCTGAGAAGATCTCTACTTTGGTAAAGAAAGCCAATGTCCAATGTGAGTCATACTGGCCCAGCCTATTTGCTAAGTTGGTTGAGAAGAGAAACATTGAAgatttgatcaccaacattggatccggtggtggtggtggtgctggtgctgttgctgtcTCAGCTCCATCAGGTGGCGGTGCTGCTGCACCAGCTGCACCAGCAGCTGAGGAGAAAAAG GAGGAAGCCAAGGAAGAAAGTGATGATGATATGGGATTCAGCTTATTCGATTAG